From Nitrospirota bacterium, a single genomic window includes:
- a CDS encoding ABC transporter permease, which yields MKITKNKFAVIGFCLLVTFILAALFAVQIAPFDPSEQHLQEGLNGPSTHHLLGQDKLGRDILSRMIYGSRISLLVGLSVVSISLMVGLLIGSIAGYFGGVLDEVIMRLVDVFLAFPGILLAIAITAVLGPSLRNVLVALCIMGWVGYARIIRGQILSVRELEYVQAAQANGASTFRVLIRHILPNIMAPVIIEATFGMAGAIIAEAGLSFLGLGVQPPTPSWGSMLAEGRQFLLLAPHLTTFPGIAIMLTVLGLNFVGDGMRDAMDVRQSNVP from the coding sequence ATGAAAATCACAAAAAATAAATTTGCCGTGATCGGGTTCTGCCTTTTGGTCACATTTATTTTGGCCGCACTTTTTGCGGTTCAGATTGCCCCATTTGACCCGTCGGAACAACACCTTCAGGAAGGGCTCAACGGGCCATCGACCCACCATCTGCTCGGACAGGACAAACTGGGCCGGGATATTCTGAGCCGGATGATATACGGCTCGAGAATTTCGCTACTGGTAGGATTATCTGTCGTCTCAATCTCGTTGATGGTTGGACTATTGATTGGATCCATCGCAGGTTATTTCGGCGGAGTCCTGGATGAAGTCATCATGCGACTTGTCGATGTTTTCCTCGCTTTTCCCGGAATTCTTCTCGCCATCGCCATCACAGCGGTACTCGGACCCAGCCTTCGAAACGTGCTGGTAGCCCTCTGTATTATGGGGTGGGTCGGGTATGCCAGAATAATCCGGGGGCAGATCTTGTCAGTCAGGGAACTGGAATATGTCCAGGCGGCCCAGGCAAATGGCGCTTCGACATTCAGGGTCTTGATCCGGCATATTCTTCCCAATATCATGGCCCCTGTTATAATTGAAGCAACCTTTGGAATGGCCGGGGCAATTATCGCAGAAGCGGGTCTGAGTTTCCTGGGATTGGGTGTTCAACCCCCTACTCCCAGCTGGGGTTCAATGCTGGCGGAAGGGAGACAGTTTCTTCTCCTGGCGCCTCATTTAACCACCTTCCCTGGAATCGCAATCATGTTGACGGTACTCGGACTGAATTTTGTCGGTGACGGAATGCGAGATGCAATGGATGTCCGCCAGAGTAACGTTCCTTGA
- a CDS encoding GIY-YIG nuclease family protein: protein MPWHVYILRCADNTFYTGIAKDLARRISEHHSGTGAKYTRGRGPVTLVYQEKAEDLGSALRREREIKKLTAAKKKMLVVS, encoded by the coding sequence ATTCCCTGGCATGTTTATATCCTGCGCTGCGCAGACAACACCTTTTATACGGGAATTGCCAAGGATCTCGCCCGCCGAATATCAGAACATCATTCCGGCACAGGGGCTAAATATACTCGCGGGAGAGGGCCTGTCACTTTAGTCTATCAGGAAAAGGCTGAAGATCTCGGGTCGGCGCTACGACGGGAACGTGAAATTAAAAAATTGACTGCGGCCAAGAAAAAAATGCTGGTTGTCTCTTAA
- a CDS encoding methyltransferase domain-containing protein — translation MVSPKSKEIVESQQRDWNRVAKGWEKWDTLIDRNMSFVNFRLVGDARLRSGFRVLDLGSGTGYPALLAAQAVGETGRVIGQDLAGDMLQVAREKAKTLGLENISFRTGDVTVLSFEDQSFDAVISRFCLMFLPEIPKAVGEIARVLKPGGYLSAAVWAAPEQNPYLRLAMDTIKKFTNLPPPDPEHPGIFRLAKEGDLLGMAKQAGLIGISDDTLEGVSVFKDPEEFHGSLMDMAAPIQNIIEKFTPEQKNALEKEIKTDVARYAFGKEIHLPMTIRMVIARKPL, via the coding sequence ATGGTAAGTCCAAAATCAAAAGAAATCGTTGAGTCCCAGCAAAGAGACTGGAACCGAGTCGCGAAAGGGTGGGAAAAGTGGGACACCCTGATCGACCGGAATATGTCGTTTGTAAATTTTCGACTAGTTGGGGACGCCAGACTTCGATCAGGCTTTAGAGTTCTTGATTTGGGCTCAGGCACCGGCTATCCGGCGCTCTTGGCAGCTCAGGCCGTAGGAGAAACAGGAAGAGTCATTGGTCAAGACCTGGCCGGGGACATGCTCCAGGTCGCCCGGGAAAAGGCGAAGACTCTCGGATTGGAGAATATCAGTTTTCGGACGGGTGATGTGACCGTTCTATCTTTTGAAGATCAATCTTTTGACGCCGTCATCAGCCGTTTTTGCTTGATGTTTCTTCCTGAGATTCCAAAGGCTGTCGGGGAAATTGCCAGGGTATTGAAACCCGGAGGGTATTTGTCAGCAGCGGTCTGGGCTGCTCCCGAACAAAATCCCTACCTGCGGCTAGCTATGGATACCATCAAAAAGTTTACTAACCTGCCTCCCCCTGATCCCGAACACCCCGGAATTTTCAGGCTTGCCAAGGAGGGAGACCTTCTCGGAATGGCCAAACAGGCCGGATTGATCGGAATCTCCGATGACACACTTGAAGGGGTTTCAGTTTTCAAGGATCCGGAAGAATTCCATGGGAGTTTGATGGACATGGCTGCGCCAATTCAAAATATCATTGAGAAATTCACTCCTGAACAAAAAAACGCTCTTGAAAAAGAGATTAAAACCGATGTAGCTCGTTATGCTTTTGGTAAAGAGATTCACCTTCCGATGACCATTCGAATGGTCATCGCTCGTAAGCCTCTATGA
- a CDS encoding antitoxin yields the protein MKAVKNPDASKKKAIGINLSSEVIDYFKGLSKEEEIPYQTLIDFYLRECESRKNNQKLNGHVSGNPE from the coding sequence ATGAAAGCTGTAAAAAATCCTGATGCCTCAAAAAAGAAAGCTATCGGGATCAATCTTAGCTCAGAGGTTATTGACTATTTCAAAGGTCTTTCTAAAGAAGAAGAGATTCCTTATCAAACTTTGATTGATTTTTACCTGCGTGAATGTGAAAGCCGAAAAAACAACCAGAAGTTGAATGGGCATGTATCCGGGAATCCAGAATGA